One segment of Nocardioides sp. QY071 DNA contains the following:
- a CDS encoding MFS transporter yields MTDQLAPLVPVPEEPDPGLRGPRRLPRALTPFRHSSYRRLGSALVLTSFGSGVWIVALVWEVIRIGGGAGALSAVTTAGAVGVVLPALLGGVVADRVPQKLILVVTTSVELLGMSLVAALSFTDLTRLWHLAAVAFVAGMAMAFYYPAYSAWLPALVPEEDLLAVNGFEGMVRPTIGQALGPAVAGGVVGASSSSAAIAVAAAAYLGGLLVLLLVPLTAVRRDLPVATDGGSGGGSGGALRAVRTTLADMREGFGYMVRTPWLLATLLFASIMVFVIMGPLEVLVPFLIKDELGGGPGDHAVVMACFGIGGAVGSLVTGSLPMPRRYLTWMNLMWGVGCMPFLVIGFATACGRSRRQRS; encoded by the coding sequence ATGACCGATCAGCTCGCCCCGCTCGTCCCGGTGCCGGAGGAGCCCGATCCCGGGCTCCGCGGACCGCGGCGGCTCCCGCGCGCCCTCACGCCGTTCCGGCACTCGTCGTACCGGCGGCTCGGGTCGGCACTGGTGCTGACCAGCTTCGGCAGCGGGGTGTGGATCGTGGCACTGGTCTGGGAGGTGATCCGGATCGGCGGGGGCGCCGGCGCGCTCTCCGCGGTCACGACCGCCGGCGCCGTCGGTGTGGTGCTGCCCGCGCTCCTCGGCGGGGTGGTCGCCGACCGGGTCCCGCAGAAGCTCATCCTCGTCGTGACCACGAGCGTCGAGCTGCTCGGCATGAGCCTGGTGGCGGCGCTGTCCTTCACCGACCTCACCCGGCTGTGGCACCTCGCCGCGGTCGCGTTCGTCGCGGGCATGGCGATGGCGTTCTACTACCCCGCCTACTCCGCGTGGCTGCCGGCGCTGGTTCCCGAGGAGGACCTGCTCGCCGTCAACGGGTTCGAGGGCATGGTGCGCCCGACGATCGGCCAGGCGCTCGGCCCGGCCGTCGCCGGCGGCGTCGTCGGCGCGAGCTCGTCCTCGGCCGCGATCGCGGTGGCCGCGGCGGCGTACCTCGGTGGGCTGCTGGTCCTGCTCCTGGTCCCCCTGACCGCCGTACGACGCGACCTACCGGTCGCCACGGACGGCGGCTCGGGCGGTGGCTCGGGCGGCGCGCTGCGGGCGGTGCGCACGACGCTGGCCGACATGCGCGAGGGCTTCGGCTACATGGTGCGCACGCCGTGGCTGCTCGCGACCTTGCTGTTCGCGTCGATCATGGTGTTCGTGATCATGGGGCCGCTCGAGGTCCTCGTCCCGTTCCTGATCAAGGACGAGCTGGGCGGCGGCCCCGGGGACCACGCGGTCGTGATGGCCTGCTTCGGCATCGGCGGAGCGGTCGGCTCGCTGGTGACCGGCTCGCTGCCGATGCCGCGGCGCTACCTGACCTGGATGAACCTGATGTGGGGCGTGGGCTGCATGCCGTTCCTGGTGATCGGGTTCGCGACCGCGTGTGGCAGGTCGCGGCGGCAGCGTTCCTGA
- a CDS encoding NAD-dependent succinate-semialdehyde dehydrogenase → MTFRERLAHLLPESRRQLYVGGSWVPSGSGARIDVLDPADGSVLTDVADGTLDDARAALDAAAGAQESWAATPPRERGEILRRAFGLVTEHADDLALVMSLEMGKPIAEAKGEVTYGAEFLRWFSEEAVRIHGRWMQNPAGGSRLLTVRKPVGPCLFITPWNFPLAMGTRKIGPAVAAGCTMVVKPASQTPLTMLLLAALLAEAGLPAGVLNVVTTSDSGGLSKTLQADPRLRKVSFTGSTGVGRSLVEQSAGQLQRMSMELGGNAPFLVFADADLDAAVDGAMIAKMRNMGEACTSANRFLVEASVAEEFGARLAERMGGLRVGRGQDVGVQVGPLIDAKAVTSVSALVDDAVDRGARLLTGGKAPGGDGFFFPPTVLADVPADADAVRNEIFGPVAPITTFTSEDEAIRLANSTEYGLAAYAFTRDLARTIRLAERLETGMLGINTGLVSNPAAPFGGVKASGFGREGGFEGIEEYLDTTYVALPVT, encoded by the coding sequence ATGACCTTCCGCGAACGCCTTGCCCACCTGCTCCCGGAGTCGCGTCGCCAGCTGTACGTCGGCGGCAGCTGGGTCCCCTCGGGCAGCGGTGCCCGGATCGACGTGCTGGACCCGGCGGACGGGTCGGTGCTGACCGACGTCGCGGACGGCACCCTCGACGACGCCCGAGCCGCACTCGATGCGGCGGCCGGTGCCCAGGAGTCGTGGGCGGCGACCCCGCCGCGCGAGCGCGGGGAGATCCTGCGCCGGGCGTTCGGCCTGGTCACCGAGCACGCCGACGACCTCGCGCTGGTGATGAGCCTCGAGATGGGCAAGCCGATCGCCGAGGCGAAGGGCGAGGTGACCTACGGGGCGGAGTTCCTGCGCTGGTTCTCCGAGGAGGCGGTGCGCATCCACGGCCGCTGGATGCAGAACCCGGCCGGCGGCAGCCGGCTGCTGACCGTCCGCAAGCCGGTCGGCCCGTGCCTGTTCATCACCCCGTGGAACTTCCCGCTGGCCATGGGCACCCGCAAGATCGGCCCGGCCGTGGCGGCCGGCTGCACGATGGTGGTCAAGCCCGCCTCGCAGACCCCGCTGACCATGCTCCTGCTCGCGGCGCTGCTGGCCGAGGCGGGCCTGCCGGCCGGCGTGCTCAACGTCGTGACCACCTCCGACTCCGGCGGCCTGTCCAAGACCCTCCAGGCCGACCCGCGGCTGCGGAAGGTGAGCTTCACCGGCTCGACCGGCGTCGGCAGGTCGCTGGTCGAGCAGTCGGCCGGTCAGCTGCAGCGGATGTCGATGGAGCTCGGCGGCAATGCGCCCTTCCTGGTCTTCGCCGACGCCGACCTCGACGCCGCCGTCGACGGCGCGATGATCGCCAAGATGCGCAACATGGGGGAGGCCTGCACCTCCGCCAACCGGTTCCTCGTCGAGGCCTCGGTGGCCGAGGAGTTCGGCGCCAGGCTCGCCGAGCGGATGGGCGGCCTGCGGGTCGGTCGCGGCCAGGACGTCGGTGTCCAGGTCGGCCCGCTCATCGACGCCAAGGCGGTCACCTCCGTCTCCGCCCTGGTCGACGACGCCGTCGACCGCGGCGCCCGCCTGCTGACCGGAGGCAAGGCTCCCGGCGGCGACGGCTTCTTCTTCCCGCCGACGGTGCTGGCCGACGTACCCGCAGACGCGGATGCGGTCCGCAACGAGATCTTCGGACCGGTCGCCCCGATCACCACCTTCACCTCCGAGGACGAGGCGATCCGGCTGGCCAACTCCACCGAGTACGGCCTCGCCGCCTACGCCTTCACCCGCGACCTGGCCCGCACCATCCGCCTCGCCGAGCGCCTCGAGACCGGCATGCTCGGCATCAACACCGGCCTGGTCTCCAACCCGGCCGCGCCGTTCGGCGGCGTGAAGGCGAGCGGGTTCGGGCGCGAGGGCGGGTTCGAGGGGATCGAGGAGTACCTCGACACCACGTACGTCGCGCTGCCGGTCACCTGA
- a CDS encoding penicillin-binding transpeptidase domain-containing protein — protein MRRTSAALTSLLVLGGVLSACSGSDTDGAEAVAKQLAGALAAAATPQAGEASKAPDPLASVPFTGTDSATVAEAYAAIVDDMDGVVPTVAVGKVDAEAEKPTATLRWSWPVVDGADPWAYETTVALSHQGDKWSVGWAPDVVVPDLAEGETLDAVTQPTDRGDITGAGGTVLVTERAVVRVGIDRSKVDAAAAPDSARALAKLVGVDVKPYVKAVSGAGPRAFVEAITYRSGEEPAGFADALGAIVGATTVDAELALAPSRDFAAPILGRVGPVTAEMVEKHPDTYRSGDVAGLSGLQARYDDQLRGSVGRVVDVVPAPDSKDPGADKREVYRHDATPGRPLAITLDERLQTLAEQVLAKTGPAAALVALRPSDGAILAAANDAATGGQNYATFGQFAPGSTFKIVTSLALLRAGLTPDSPVECTPTVTVDGRQFKNYSDYPSSALGTIPLREAVAQSCNTALIGQRDALGKGDLASAAATLGLGIDHDLGFPAFFGEVPDPASETEAAASLIGQGKVLASPMAMATVIASVQAGTTVVPRLVDQVDVSVPAEATPLAAGEADQLRAILRQVVTEGSGRGLADVPGPPVIAKTGTAEYADGDTIRTHAWMVAAQGDLAVAVYVETGESGSQTAGPLLEAFLRGAR, from the coding sequence ATGCGGCGGACCTCGGCAGCCCTCACCTCCCTGCTCGTGCTCGGAGGCGTCCTGAGCGCGTGCTCCGGCAGCGACACCGACGGCGCCGAGGCCGTGGCCAAGCAGCTGGCCGGCGCGCTGGCCGCGGCCGCGACCCCGCAGGCCGGCGAGGCGAGCAAGGCCCCGGACCCGCTCGCCTCGGTCCCATTCACGGGCACCGACTCCGCGACGGTGGCCGAGGCGTACGCCGCCATCGTCGACGACATGGACGGCGTCGTCCCCACCGTCGCGGTCGGCAAGGTCGACGCGGAGGCCGAGAAGCCGACCGCCACCCTGCGCTGGTCCTGGCCGGTGGTCGACGGTGCCGACCCGTGGGCCTACGAGACGACCGTCGCGCTGAGCCACCAGGGTGACAAGTGGTCGGTGGGCTGGGCGCCCGACGTCGTCGTCCCCGACCTGGCCGAGGGCGAGACCCTCGACGCGGTCACCCAGCCGACGGACCGTGGCGACATCACCGGCGCCGGCGGCACGGTCCTGGTGACCGAGCGCGCGGTGGTCCGGGTCGGGATCGACCGGTCCAAGGTCGACGCCGCGGCCGCGCCGGACTCAGCGCGCGCCCTCGCGAAGCTGGTCGGCGTCGACGTGAAGCCCTACGTCAAGGCGGTCAGCGGCGCCGGGCCGCGCGCCTTCGTCGAGGCGATCACCTACCGCTCCGGCGAGGAGCCGGCGGGCTTCGCCGACGCGCTCGGCGCCATCGTCGGCGCTACGACGGTCGATGCCGAGCTCGCCCTCGCGCCCAGCCGCGACTTCGCCGCGCCGATCCTCGGCCGGGTCGGACCGGTGACCGCCGAGATGGTCGAGAAGCACCCCGACACCTACCGCTCCGGCGACGTCGCCGGACTCTCCGGCCTCCAGGCGCGCTACGACGACCAGCTGCGCGGGAGCGTCGGCCGGGTCGTCGACGTGGTCCCCGCGCCGGACAGCAAGGACCCTGGCGCCGACAAGCGTGAGGTCTACCGCCACGACGCGACCCCCGGCCGGCCGCTCGCGATCACCCTCGACGAGCGGCTGCAGACCCTCGCCGAGCAGGTCCTCGCCAAAACCGGTCCGGCCGCGGCCCTGGTGGCGCTGCGCCCGAGCGACGGGGCGATCCTCGCGGCCGCCAACGACGCGGCCACCGGCGGCCAGAACTACGCCACCTTCGGTCAGTTCGCGCCCGGGTCGACGTTCAAGATCGTCACCTCGCTGGCCCTGCTGCGCGCCGGCCTCACGCCCGACAGTCCGGTGGAGTGCACGCCGACGGTGACCGTCGACGGCCGCCAGTTCAAGAACTACTCCGACTACCCGTCGTCCGCGCTCGGGACGATCCCGTTGCGTGAGGCGGTCGCGCAGTCGTGCAACACCGCGCTGATCGGCCAGCGAGATGCGCTCGGCAAGGGCGACCTCGCGTCGGCGGCGGCGACCCTCGGCCTGGGCATCGACCACGACCTCGGCTTCCCGGCGTTCTTCGGGGAGGTCCCCGACCCGGCCAGCGAGACCGAGGCCGCGGCGTCGCTGATCGGCCAGGGCAAGGTGCTGGCCTCGCCGATGGCGATGGCCACCGTGATCGCCAGCGTCCAGGCCGGCACGACCGTCGTACCCCGTCTCGTCGACCAGGTCGACGTCAGCGTCCCCGCCGAGGCCACGCCGCTCGCCGCCGGCGAGGCCGACCAGCTGCGCGCGATCCTGCGCCAGGTCGTCACCGAGGGCAGCGGCCGCGGCCTGGCCGACGTCCCGGGACCGCCGGTGATCGCCAAGACCGGCACCGCCGAGTACGCCGACGGCGACACCATCCGCACCCACGCCTGGATGGTCGCCGCGCAGGGTGACCTCGCCGTCGCGGTCTACGTCGAGACGGGCGAGTCCGGCTCCCAGACCGCGGGTCCGCTGCTCGAGGCCTTCCTCCGTGGCGCACGCTGA
- a CDS encoding MerR family transcriptional regulator, which yields MKSSTRDIRWSVGELAARFELETHVLRHWEDKGLLHPQRDSAGRRVYGEDDAYRVAAILASKASGMSLDQIRTLVDASVEGRRDALRAHLDELDRRQAELERSRHMTKHALECRAHDITTCPGFQAHVSDIVDGTTQGIRFLAGH from the coding sequence ATGAAGTCAAGTACCCGGGACATCCGGTGGTCGGTGGGCGAGCTGGCCGCACGCTTCGAGCTCGAGACCCACGTGTTGCGGCACTGGGAGGACAAGGGCCTGCTGCACCCGCAGCGCGACTCCGCGGGCCGGCGGGTCTACGGCGAGGACGACGCGTACCGGGTGGCCGCGATCCTCGCGAGCAAGGCGTCGGGGATGAGCCTCGACCAGATCCGCACCCTCGTCGACGCGTCCGTGGAGGGCCGGCGCGACGCGCTGCGCGCCCACCTCGACGAGCTCGACCGGCGCCAGGCAGAGCTCGAGCGCTCGCGGCACATGACGAAGCACGCGCTCGAGTGCCGCGCGCACGACATCACCACCTGCCCCGGATTCCAGGCCCACGTCTCCGACATCGTCGACGGCACCACCCAGGGCATCCGGTTCCTCGCCGGCCACTGA
- a CDS encoding NAD(P)/FAD-dependent oxidoreductase, with protein MINSTSSPTLYDVAVVGAGSAGLQAAQTLGRMHRSTVVIGTDRYRNDPTGHMHNFLGHDGAPPAELRLAARKDAEAYDDVHFLDVVGTGVTRISGELGDFLLEIEGEEPVRARRVLLATGVRDTLPDVPGIAENFGDLVAHCPFCHGHEYAGTRVGILGSAPHVAAMASMVQPIAEDRVVLTDGADLDEATAASLDRTGAGVVTDRLVAVRKEGAGLVVTLAGGEELALGGLLVKTEWEQAAPFAEQLALETSEVGAVVVDAFGRTSVPGVYAAGDLAQGPGLPMPMASVLVAAAAGMMAAAACVQDAALARLG; from the coding sequence ATGATCAACTCCACTTCCTCACCGACGCTGTACGACGTCGCCGTGGTCGGCGCCGGATCCGCCGGCCTCCAGGCCGCCCAGACCCTCGGCCGGATGCACCGCTCGACCGTCGTGATCGGCACCGACCGCTACCGCAACGACCCGACCGGCCACATGCACAACTTCCTCGGCCACGACGGCGCACCGCCCGCCGAGCTCCGGCTCGCGGCCCGCAAGGACGCGGAGGCCTACGACGACGTGCACTTCCTCGACGTCGTCGGCACCGGCGTCACCCGGATCTCCGGCGAGCTCGGCGACTTCCTCCTCGAGATCGAGGGCGAGGAGCCCGTGCGCGCCCGGCGGGTGCTCCTCGCCACCGGCGTCCGCGACACCCTGCCCGACGTCCCCGGCATCGCGGAGAACTTCGGCGACCTGGTGGCGCACTGCCCGTTCTGCCACGGCCACGAGTACGCCGGCACCCGCGTCGGGATCCTCGGCTCCGCGCCCCACGTGGCCGCGATGGCGTCGATGGTGCAGCCGATCGCCGAGGACCGCGTCGTGCTCACCGACGGCGCCGACCTCGACGAGGCGACCGCGGCGTCGCTCGACCGGACGGGTGCCGGCGTGGTGACCGACCGGCTGGTCGCCGTACGCAAGGAGGGGGCGGGCCTGGTCGTCACCCTCGCCGGCGGCGAGGAGCTCGCGCTGGGCGGGCTGCTCGTGAAGACCGAGTGGGAGCAGGCCGCGCCGTTCGCCGAGCAGCTCGCACTGGAGACCTCCGAGGTCGGCGCCGTGGTGGTCGACGCCTTCGGCCGCACGAGCGTCCCCGGCGTCTACGCCGCCGGTGACCTCGCCCAGGGCCCGGGCCTGCCGATGCCCATGGCGTCGGTACTGGTGGCCGCCGCCGCCGGGATGATGGCCGCGGCCGCGTGCGTGCAGGACGCGGCGTTGGCGCGGCTGGGCTGA
- a CDS encoding transglycosylase SLT domain-containing protein, with translation MGGLRRLAAPAALAAGALLLSACGSTTAPAAEPADAAVATSAAPPPTPREADPSRSGARVDVPTVEIMAALARRAERIAKKLPAVIVPAEVDPASNRGLGYREMIEFGFPADQWPYLDALWQRESGWNHLAENRSSGAYGIPQSLPATKMAVVGSDWRTNPETQIRWGLAYIAARYGNVQRAWEHSQRTGWY, from the coding sequence ATGGGGGGTCTGCGTCGCTTGGCCGCGCCCGCTGCACTCGCAGCGGGCGCGCTGCTGCTGAGTGCCTGCGGCAGCACCACTGCTCCCGCTGCCGAGCCGGCTGACGCAGCGGTGGCCACCTCGGCGGCACCCCCGCCGACCCCGCGCGAGGCGGATCCGTCGCGCTCGGGCGCCCGGGTCGACGTACCCACGGTCGAGATCATGGCGGCGCTCGCCCGGCGGGCCGAGCGGATCGCGAAGAAGCTGCCGGCGGTGATCGTCCCGGCCGAGGTCGACCCCGCGTCGAACCGCGGCCTGGGCTACCGCGAGATGATCGAGTTCGGCTTCCCTGCCGACCAGTGGCCCTACCTCGACGCGCTGTGGCAGCGCGAGTCCGGCTGGAACCACCTCGCCGAGAACCGCAGCTCCGGCGCCTACGGCATCCCGCAGTCCCTGCCGGCCACCAAGATGGCCGTCGTCGGCAGCGACTGGCGCACCAACCCCGAGACCCAGATCCGGTGGGGGCTGGCCTACATCGCCGCGCGGTACGGCAACGTCCAACGCGCCTGGGAGCACTCGCAGCGCACCGGCTGGTACTGA
- a CDS encoding DEAD/DEAH box helicase translates to MSDLASDAADQPATFADLGLGDRILKALKDIGYESPSAIQAETIPHLLEGRDVMGLAQTGTGKTAAFALPILDQLDLAQKTPQALVLAPTRELALQVCEAFEKYAANLRGVHVLPVYGGQGYGVQLSALRRGVHIVVGTPGRIMDHLEKGTLDLTELRFLVLDEADEMLNMGFAEDVETILADTPSEKQVALFSATMPKQIKSLSAKYLKNPVEIAIERKTRTAENIKQRYLMVSYPQKVDALTRILEVENFEGAIVFVRTKNETETLAEKLRARGYSAAAINGDIVQAQRERTVNQLKDGKLDILVATDVAARGIDVPRISHVFNYDIPTDTEAYVHRIGRTGRAGRSGDAISFITPRERYLLKHIEKATRSTLEQMQLPSVDAINVSRLSRFDDQITAALESPQIDFFRDVVGHYIREHDVPEADVAAALAIALQGDTPLLLEEEPEPERRPRREYDDRGDRGERRGGDRDRGERGSRDRAPRSGGNLQAYKIQVGKRHRVEPRQIVGALANEGGLDRRDFGKITIRPDYSIVELPARLTEDQWERLKSTRISGKLIELAKDYGPPNRSRKPRD, encoded by the coding sequence GTGAGTGACCTTGCCAGTGACGCCGCGGACCAGCCCGCCACCTTCGCCGACCTCGGTCTCGGTGACCGCATCCTGAAGGCTCTCAAGGACATCGGCTACGAGTCGCCGTCCGCGATCCAGGCCGAGACCATCCCCCACCTCCTCGAGGGGCGCGACGTGATGGGCCTCGCGCAGACCGGCACGGGCAAGACCGCCGCGTTCGCGCTGCCGATCCTCGACCAGCTCGACCTCGCGCAGAAGACCCCGCAGGCGCTGGTCCTCGCGCCGACCCGCGAGCTCGCGCTCCAGGTGTGCGAGGCGTTCGAGAAGTACGCCGCCAACCTGCGCGGCGTCCACGTGCTCCCCGTCTACGGCGGCCAGGGCTACGGCGTCCAGCTGTCCGCGCTGCGCCGCGGCGTCCACATCGTCGTCGGCACGCCCGGACGGATCATGGACCACCTCGAGAAGGGCACCCTCGACCTCACCGAGCTGCGCTTCCTGGTCCTCGACGAGGCCGACGAGATGCTCAACATGGGCTTCGCCGAGGACGTCGAGACGATCCTCGCCGACACGCCCTCGGAGAAGCAGGTGGCGCTGTTCTCGGCGACCATGCCGAAGCAGATCAAGTCGCTGTCGGCGAAGTACCTGAAGAACCCGGTCGAGATCGCGATCGAGCGCAAGACCCGCACCGCCGAGAACATCAAGCAGCGCTACCTGATGGTCAGCTACCCGCAGAAGGTCGACGCGCTGACCCGGATCCTCGAGGTCGAGAACTTCGAGGGCGCGATCGTGTTCGTGCGCACCAAGAACGAGACCGAGACGCTGGCCGAGAAGCTGCGCGCCCGCGGCTACAGCGCGGCCGCGATCAACGGCGACATCGTGCAGGCCCAGCGCGAGCGCACCGTCAACCAGCTCAAGGACGGCAAGCTCGACATCCTGGTCGCCACCGACGTCGCGGCCCGCGGCATCGACGTCCCCCGGATCAGCCACGTCTTCAACTACGACATCCCCACCGACACCGAGGCCTACGTCCACCGGATCGGCCGCACCGGCCGCGCCGGCCGCAGCGGTGACGCGATCTCCTTCATCACCCCGCGCGAGCGCTACCTCCTCAAGCACATCGAGAAGGCCACCCGCTCCACGCTGGAGCAGATGCAGCTCCCGAGCGTCGACGCGATCAACGTCTCGCGCCTGAGCCGCTTCGACGACCAGATCACCGCCGCCCTCGAGTCGCCGCAGATCGACTTCTTCCGCGACGTCGTCGGCCACTACATCCGCGAGCACGACGTGCCGGAGGCCGACGTCGCCGCGGCGCTGGCCATCGCGCTGCAGGGCGACACCCCGCTGCTGCTGGAGGAGGAGCCGGAGCCGGAGCGCCGTCCGCGCCGGGAGTACGACGACCGCGGCGACCGCGGCGAGCGCCGGGGCGGGGACCGCGACCGGGGTGAGCGGGGCAGCCGGGACCGTGCCCCGCGCTCGGGCGGCAACCTCCAGGCCTACAAGATCCAGGTCGGCAAGCGGCACCGCGTCGAGCCCCGCCAGATCGTCGGCGCGCTCGCCAACGAGGGCGGCCTCGACCGCCGCGACTTCGGCAAGATCACCATCCGCCCCGACTACTCGATCGTCGAGCTGCCGGCCCGGCTGACCGAGGACCAGTGGGAGCGGCTCAAGAGCACCCGGATCAGCGGCAAGCTGATCGAGCTGGCCAAGGACTACGGACCGCCGAACCGCTCGCGCAAGCCCCGCGACTGA
- a CDS encoding fibronectin type III domain-containing protein: protein MRPDTTTRRVRHLLLAAIAVLLCTSGLVAANASPASAAPKPAKVKGVKLKKPRVDGTTASFKVKWKRAARATSYKVKWKVPGQKAHKDRTRKTSLTIKKLAQGTDYCVKVRAYNGKRKGKWSKTRCRTTARIDAVQPVWVDRQVQQGSTVALSFRWNEVGGASSYELAYVPGEKNIQQHKKKRVVSVGATGTGTVGALIGGFAPSKTYCFQVRALGPRGVGAWGAAGCRHTVASSRAVGGTLHVNMMTWNVCANVCADWATRESLIKDRIAAADGIRPDAVAIQEAPNADYDNLEPAPDYVRACKVGDGAGKQWRNQTLFVRNDKFDVTGTPSGIRFANVTHGGCWIRVRDKVTNRELVLASLHLVNPGWENGSGTDAMRRDETVAFWAGVTAYAGGLPIVVAGDFNSNRNTADSPREILNAYGYDDAFDEAESYNTLPYLNSWNAWAFPPPISYRWGGHVDRVFVSPGTRVTSWQMEQPVRNGVQVSDHSPVRVTVEIP from the coding sequence ATGAGGCCCGACACCACCACCCGCCGCGTGCGGCACCTGCTGCTCGCGGCGATCGCCGTCCTCCTGTGCACCTCCGGCCTCGTCGCTGCGAACGCGTCGCCCGCGAGCGCCGCGCCCAAGCCCGCGAAGGTGAAGGGCGTCAAGCTCAAGAAGCCCCGCGTGGACGGCACGACCGCGTCGTTCAAGGTGAAGTGGAAGCGCGCGGCCCGCGCCACGTCGTACAAGGTGAAGTGGAAGGTCCCCGGCCAGAAGGCCCACAAGGACCGCACCCGCAAGACGTCATTGACAATCAAGAAGCTCGCGCAAGGCACGGACTACTGCGTGAAGGTGCGCGCCTACAACGGCAAGCGCAAGGGCAAGTGGTCCAAGACGCGGTGCCGTACGACGGCGCGGATCGACGCCGTGCAGCCCGTCTGGGTGGACCGGCAGGTGCAGCAGGGCAGCACCGTCGCGCTGTCCTTCCGGTGGAACGAGGTTGGCGGCGCGTCATCGTATGAGCTGGCCTACGTCCCGGGCGAGAAGAACATCCAGCAGCACAAAAAGAAGAGGGTCGTATCCGTCGGAGCGACGGGCACTGGCACCGTCGGGGCGTTGATCGGCGGGTTCGCGCCGAGCAAGACCTACTGCTTCCAGGTGCGGGCCCTCGGGCCGCGCGGCGTGGGCGCCTGGGGGGCGGCCGGTTGTCGACACACGGTTGCGAGCAGCCGAGCCGTCGGCGGAACACTGCACGTCAACATGATGACCTGGAACGTGTGCGCCAACGTGTGCGCCGACTGGGCCACGCGGGAGTCGCTGATCAAGGACCGCATCGCCGCCGCCGATGGCATCCGTCCGGACGCGGTCGCGATTCAGGAGGCGCCCAACGCCGACTACGACAACCTCGAGCCCGCCCCCGACTACGTGCGTGCGTGCAAGGTGGGCGACGGCGCGGGCAAGCAGTGGCGAAACCAGACCCTCTTCGTGCGCAACGACAAGTTCGACGTCACCGGCACCCCGAGCGGCATCCGGTTCGCCAACGTGACCCATGGCGGGTGCTGGATCCGGGTCAGGGACAAGGTGACCAACCGAGAGCTGGTCCTCGCGAGCCTGCACCTGGTCAACCCCGGGTGGGAGAACGGCTCCGGCACTGACGCCATGCGCCGCGACGAGACGGTCGCCTTCTGGGCAGGGGTCACCGCCTACGCCGGCGGGCTTCCGATCGTCGTCGCGGGTGACTTCAACTCGAACCGCAACACCGCGGACTCGCCCCGTGAGATCCTCAACGCGTACGGCTACGACGACGCCTTCGACGAGGCCGAGTCCTACAACACGCTGCCCTACCTCAACTCGTGGAACGCGTGGGCATTCCCCCCGCCGATCTCGTACCGCTGGGGCGGCCACGTAGATCGCGTGTTCGTCTCACCGGGAACCCGCGTGACGAGCTGGCAGATGGAGCAGCCGGTCCGCAACGGGGTCCAGGTGTCTGACCACTCGCCCGTCCGGGTGACCGTCGAGATCCCGTGA